A genomic region of Raphanus sativus cultivar WK10039 chromosome 6, ASM80110v3, whole genome shotgun sequence contains the following coding sequences:
- the LOC108807745 gene encoding uncharacterized protein LOC108807745, giving the protein MEEELLPPRMFAAGDEPVGERINSYHKVKTTRSILAALEPDELEFIRNSTFGKIIAIDDYPTFSGAFGQYILVRLLKVNKKYEIWFLFAGNPIRMSLREFAIVTGLNCGKIPEPAKKRSNPLKQKLYWNELFGSLKFCTVQTAIEMLKSKVVKTRDERIKFACLAITSSILFPSSHAPRIIPEHVELIRDLNEFLAFPWGRAAYQTLATTLISKDALSLSKASLAIRGYVDAIQLVLIAAIPQLKEEITESSKPIVIPDSDSEGESPDEATASEDDNAMDQEKTGPITKYVIIPGHAKTADMECQVAFTPNSILNG; this is encoded by the coding sequence ATGGAGGAAGAGCTTCTACCTCCCAGGATGTTCGCTGCGGGGGATGAACCTGTGGGTGAACGGATCAACTCATACCACAAGGTTAAGACAACAAGATCAATCCTCGCCGCCTTAGAACCCGATGAGTTAGAGTTTATCCGAAACTCCACTTTTGGGAAAATCATCGCAATTGACGACTACCCGACCTTCTCCGGCGCGTTTGGCCAGTATATATTGGTGAGGCTTCTCAAGGTCAACAAAAAGTATGAGATTTGGTTTTTGTTCGCTGGAAACCCTATCAGGATGTCGCTCCGAGAGTTCGCCATCGTCACCGGTTTGAATTGTGGGAAGATCCCAGAGCCTGCTAAGAAGAGGAGTAACCCGTTAAAACAGAAGTTGTACTGGAATGAACTGTTTGGGTCTTTGAAATTCTGTACCGTCCAGACAGCCATCGAGATGTTGAAGAGCAAGGTGGTTAAAACCAGAGATGAGAGGATCAAGTTCGCGTGTTTGGCGATAACCTCTTCGATTCTATTTCCATCCTCACACGCACCCCGCATCATTCCTGAGCATGTTGAACTCATTCGGGACTTAAATGAGTTTCTTGCCTTTCCCTGGGGCAGAGCTGCTTACCAAACGCTCGCCACAACTCTTATCTCGAAGGATGCACTCTCACTGTCGAAAGCATCTTTGGCTATTCGTGGATACGTTGACGCCATTCAACTAGTTCTTATCGCTGCCATCCCTCAGTTGAAGGAAGAAATCACAGAATCTTCCAAACCAATAGTCATTCCGGACTCTGATAGCGAAGGGGAGTCTCCTGACGAAGCCACTGCTTCTGAGGATGACAACGCGATGGATCAGGAGAAAACAGGTCCCATCACCAAGTACGTTATCATTCCTGGCCACGCCAAGACAGCAGATATGGAGTGTCAGGTAGCTTTTACACCCAACTCCATTCTTAACGGCTAA
- the LOC108806328 gene encoding casein kinase 1-like protein 10 gives MEHVIGGKFKLSRKIGSGSFGEIYIGSNVQTGEEVAVKLEPVKTKHPQLHYESKVYMLLQGGSGIPHLKWYGVEGEYNCMAIDLLGPSLEDLFNYCTRSFSLKTVLMLADQLINRVEYMHIRGFLHRDIKPDNFLMGLGRKANQVYIIDYGLAKKYRDLQTHKHIPYRENKNLTGTARYASVNTHLGIEQSRRDDLESLGYVLMYFLRGSLPWQGLKAGTKKQKYDKISERKMLTPVELLCKSFPSEFTSYFHYCRSLRFEDKPDYSYLKRLFRDLFIREGYQFDYVFDWTILKYPQMGSSSNRPRANPKQAQDPPGPSAEKSEKPSEGKDLRERFSGAVEAFARRNVSSPGIRSSKEVLVSEKTRNESVRAVMSSSRPGSSGELSENRSSKLFSSGTQKIQPGQESKPTARLGRDDALRSFDLLTIGSGKRK, from the exons GAACCTGTGAAAACGAAGCATCCTCAGCTACACTATGAATCAAAAGTATACATGCTTCTTCAAGGAGGGA GTGGTATTCCTCATCTCAAATGGTACGGTGTGGAAGGTGAATACAACTGCATGGCAATTGACCTTCTTGGTCCCAGCTTAGAGGACTTGTTCAACTACTGCACTCGCTCTTTTTCCTTGAAAACTGTTCTTATGCTTGCTGATCAGTTA ATAAACAGAGTTGAATACATGCACATTAGAGGATTTCTTCACCGTGATATTAAACCAGACAACTTTTTGATGGGTCTCGGTCGCAAAGCAAACCAG GTGTATATCATCGATTATGGGCTTGCTAAAAAGTACAGAGATCTTCAGACACATAAACATATACCATACAG GGAGAATAAGAACCTAACCGGAACCGCTCGGTATGCAAGTGTCAACACACACCTTGGGATTG AGCAAAGTAGAAGAGATGACCTTGAGTCGCTTGGTTATGTGCTCATGTATTTTCTACGAGGAAG TCTACCATGGCAAGGTCTGAAAGCTGGTACCAAGAAACAGAAATATGACAAGATTAGTGAAAGGAAGATGCTTACTCCAGTTGAG CTTCTTTGCAAGTCATTTCCCTCGGAGTTCACATCGTATTTCCATTACTGCCGATCATTGAggtttgaggacaaaccagaTTATTCTTACTTGAAAAGACTCTTCAGGGACCTTTTCATTCGTGAAG GTTATCAGTTCGACTATGTGTTTGATTGGACAATCTTGAAATATCCTCAGATGGGCTCTAGTTCTAATAGACCAAGG GCAAATCCAAAACAAGCTCAAGACCCTCCAGGACCATCCGCAGAAAAAAGTGAAAAGCCTTCAG AGGGGAAGGATCTGCGAGAAAGATTCTCAGGTGCGGTTGAAGCGTTCGCCAGACGTAATGTATCCAGTCCTGGCATTCGCTCTTCCAAAGAAGTG CTCGTgtctgaaaagacaagaaacgAGAGTGTGAGGGCGGTGATGTCAAGCAGCCGACCTGGCTCATCAGGTGAGCTGAGTGAGAACCGTTCAAGTAAACTGTTTTCAAGCGGTACCCAAAAGATTCAACCGGGCCAAGAATCTAAACCAACCGCAAGGCTTGGGCGTGATGACGCCCTGAGAAGCTTTGATTTGCTTACTATCGGTTCCGGAAAGCGGAAATGA
- the LOC108810549 gene encoding uncharacterized protein LOC108810549 isoform X1, producing the protein MDIFKLLTEDDDDTVLILHDEETMYAAVQQLYGVNPRSKMQRTTRAVAQVIKDNSQSRLHEILSHRNQLIENHPDFSCSQLKAMKVLHSLTSIRMWSLLYKASIQHLQEDSGNRQTFLSYEDDENKVLYLEFVTGESRDA; encoded by the exons ATGGATATATTCAAATTATTAACTGAGGATGATGATGACACGGTTTTGATTTTACATGATGAGGAAACAATGTATGCTGCGGTCCAGCAACTTTATGGAGTTAATCCTCGTAGTAAGATGCAAAGGACAACTAGAG CTGTAGCACAAGTGATTAAGGACAATAGCCAATCACGTCTTCATGAGATACTTTCCCACAGGAATCAGCTGATTGAGAACCACCCAGATTTTAGTTGTAGTCAGCTTAAGGCTATGAAGGTTTTACATTCACTGACTAGTATAAGAATGTGGTCTCTACTGTACAAGGCATCAATTCAACATCTCCAAGAAGATTCTGGGAATCGGCAAACGTTCTTGAGTTATGAAGATGACGAAAACAAAGTTCTTTATTTGGAGTTTGTAACTGGTGAAAGCAGAGATGCTTGA
- the LOC108810549 gene encoding uncharacterized protein LOC108810549 isoform X2, translating into MDIFKLLTEDDDDTVLILHDEETMYAAVQQLYGVNPRSKMQRTTRAQVIKDNSQSRLHEILSHRNQLIENHPDFSCSQLKAMKVLHSLTSIRMWSLLYKASIQHLQEDSGNRQTFLSYEDDENKVLYLEFVTGESRDA; encoded by the exons ATGGATATATTCAAATTATTAACTGAGGATGATGATGACACGGTTTTGATTTTACATGATGAGGAAACAATGTATGCTGCGGTCCAGCAACTTTATGGAGTTAATCCTCGTAGTAAGATGCAAAGGACAACTAGAG CACAAGTGATTAAGGACAATAGCCAATCACGTCTTCATGAGATACTTTCCCACAGGAATCAGCTGATTGAGAACCACCCAGATTTTAGTTGTAGTCAGCTTAAGGCTATGAAGGTTTTACATTCACTGACTAGTATAAGAATGTGGTCTCTACTGTACAAGGCATCAATTCAACATCTCCAAGAAGATTCTGGGAATCGGCAAACGTTCTTGAGTTATGAAGATGACGAAAACAAAGTTCTTTATTTGGAGTTTGTAACTGGTGAAAGCAGAGATGCTTGA
- the LOC108810323 gene encoding cytochrome P450 89A2-like — protein sequence MEIWLLILVSLSVSLLLHLLLRKPSSHPQLPPDPNFLPFLGTIRWLPQGLSGLNTYLRSVHHRLGPIITLRISSRPAIFIADASLAHQALVLNGAVFADRPPAAPTSKITSSNQHIITSGIYGATWRTLRRNLTSEILNPTRVRSYSHARRWVLEILSDRIRKHGSEEPIVVVDHFHYAMFALLALMCFGDKLDEEQIKEVGYVQRRMLLGFSRFNILNLFPKLTKLIFKSKWEEFLKIRREQEDVLLPLIRARRKREEEEENKDYVQSYVDTLLDLELPDEKRKLNENEIVSLCSEFLNGGTDTTATTLQWIMANLVKNPEIQERLYQEIKGVAGEEGKEIEEEAAHKMPYLKAVVLEGLRRHPPGHMVLPHSVTEDTVLGGYKIPKKGTVNFMVAEIGRDPAVWDEPMEFRPERFMGGESVDITGSRGIKMMPFGAGRRICPGIGLAMLHLEYYVANIVREFEWKEVEGCEVDLAEKVEFTVVMKHPLKALAVPR from the coding sequence atggaGATATGGCTACTCATCTTGGTCTCTCTCTCGGTATCTCTGCTTCTCCATCTCCTCCTACGCAAACCCTCCTCCCATCCACAGCTACCTCCTGACCCCAACTTCCTCCCCTTTCTCGGAACCATCAGGTGGCTCCCACAAGGCTTAAGTGGTCTCAACACCTATCTCCGCTCCGTCCACCACCGTCTCGGACCAATCATCACCCTCCGTATCAGTTCCCGTCCCGCTATCTTCATCGCAGACGCTTCCCTAGCTCACCAAGCACTCGTCTTAAACGGCGCCGTTTTCGCCGACCGTCCACCCGCGGCTCCAACCAGCAAAATAACTTCCAGCAACCAACACATCATCACTTCGGGGATTTACGGAGCCACGTGGCGGACTCTCCGCCGAAACCTCACGTCCGAGATTCTTAACCCGACGCGGGTGAGATCATACTCCCACGCCCGTCGCTGGGTTCTCGAGATTCTCTCAGATCGAATCCGTAAGCACGGAAGCGAGGAACCGATCGTTGTCGTTGATCATTTCCACTACGCCATGTTCGCGCTTCTTGCTCTCATGTGTTTCGGAGATAAGCTCGATGAGGAACAGATCAAAGAGGTTGGATATGTCCAGAGACGGATGCTTCTCGGCTTCTCTAGATTCAACATCTTGAATCTCTTCCCTAAGCTGACGAAACTAATCTTCAAAAGCAAATGGGAAGAGTTTCTCAAGATCCGGAGAGAGCAAGAAGATGTTTTGCTCCCACTGATTCGTGCTCggaggaagagagaagaagaagaagaaaacaaagactACGTGCAATCGTACGTCGACACTCTGCTGGATCTAGAGCTTCCAGATGAGAAGAGGAAGCTAAACGAGAACGAGATCGTCAGCTTATGCTCGGAGTTCCTCAACGGTGGGACCGACACAACGGCCACGACGTTGCAATGGATCATGGCCAATTTGGTGAAAAATCCAGAAATCCAAGAGAGGCTATACCAAGAGATCAAAGGAGTTGCTGGAGAAGAAGGAAAGGAGATCGAGGAAGAGGCGGCACACAAGATGCCGTATCTGAAGGCGGTGGTGTTGGAGGGACTCCGGAGGCATCCTCCGGGGCACATGGTGCTCCCACACAGTGTCACGGAGGACACTGTGTTGGGAGGGTACAAGATACCCAAGAAAGGGACGGTTAATTTTATGGTGGCTGAGATAGGGAGAGATCCAGCGGTTTGGGATGAGCCAATGGAGTTTAGGCCGGAGAGATTCATGGGGGGAGAATCGGTGGATATAACCGGAAGTCGAGGGATCAAGATGATGCCGTTTGGAGCGGGAAGGAGGATCTGTCCAGGAATCGGGCTAGCGATGCTGCACTTGGAGTATTATGTGGCGAATATTGTGAGGGAGTTTGAGTGGAAAGAAGTGGAAGGTTGTGAAGTTGACTTGGCGGAGAAGGTAGAGTTCACCGTCGTTATGAAGCATCCACTTAAGGCTCTTGCTGTGCCCAGGTGA